Proteins encoded together in one Streptomyces sp. B1I3 window:
- a CDS encoding TetR/AcrR family transcriptional regulator, with product MTTAKRDTYTPETLLTVAVRVFNERGYDGTSMEHLSKAAGISKSSIYHHVAGKEELLRRAVSRALDGLFGILEEPGATRGRAIARVEYVTRRTVEVLMGELPYVTLLLRVRGNTKTERWALERRREFDQRVSELLKAAVTDGDLRADVDIRLATRLLFGMVNSLVEWYRPQPGGSPEEEQLADTVVQLAFEGMRASR from the coding sequence ATGACCACGGCCAAGCGGGACACGTACACACCGGAAACCCTCCTCACCGTTGCCGTCCGTGTCTTCAACGAGCGCGGCTACGACGGCACGTCCATGGAGCACCTCTCCAAGGCGGCCGGCATCTCCAAGTCGTCGATCTACCACCATGTGGCGGGCAAGGAAGAGCTGCTGCGCCGTGCGGTGAGCCGTGCGCTCGACGGTCTGTTCGGCATCCTCGAGGAGCCGGGTGCGACGCGGGGGCGGGCGATCGCACGGGTCGAGTACGTCACGCGCCGCACCGTCGAGGTCCTGATGGGCGAACTGCCCTACGTCACGTTGCTGCTGCGCGTCCGGGGCAACACGAAGACCGAGCGCTGGGCGCTGGAGCGGCGGCGTGAGTTCGACCAGCGGGTGTCCGAGCTGCTCAAGGCCGCCGTCACGGACGGTGATCTCCGCGCCGACGTCGACATACGCCTGGCCACCCGGCTGCTTTTCGGCATGGTGAATTCCCTGGTCGAGTGGTACCGCCCGCAGCCGGGCGGATCACCGGAGGAGGAGCAGCTGGCCGACACGGTCGTGCAGCTGGCTTTCGAGGGGATGCGGGCCAGCCGCTGA
- a CDS encoding Lrp/AsnC family transcriptional regulator — MAAEQMADGGGDPGQAPPARPLDPVDRDILRILQTDGRASIRAVAERVHVSRANAYARINRLVEDGVIRGFSARVDHERAGQGASAYITLKIVQNSWRTVREQLQALPGATHIALVSGDFDVLLLVHTPDNRALRELVLTRIQAIPEVLSTRTLLVFEETDLGPHPDRPAELT, encoded by the coding sequence ATGGCCGCTGAACAAATGGCCGACGGCGGCGGCGATCCCGGCCAGGCACCGCCCGCCCGGCCGCTCGACCCGGTCGACCGCGACATCCTCCGCATACTGCAGACGGACGGCCGCGCCTCGATACGCGCCGTCGCCGAGCGCGTCCACGTGTCGCGCGCCAACGCCTACGCCCGCATCAACCGACTCGTCGAGGACGGGGTGATCCGCGGCTTCAGCGCCCGGGTCGATCACGAACGGGCGGGGCAGGGAGCCTCTGCGTACATCACGCTGAAGATCGTCCAGAACTCGTGGCGCACCGTGCGCGAGCAGCTTCAGGCACTGCCGGGCGCCACCCACATAGCGCTGGTCAGCGGCGACTTCGATGTCCTGCTCCTCGTGCACACGCCGGACAACCGGGCACTGCGGGAGCTGGTACTCACCAGGATCCAGGCCATACCGGAGGTGCTGTCCACCCGCACCCTGCTGGTGTTCGAGGAAACCGACCTCGGTCCGCACCCCGACCGGCCGGCCGAGCTCACCTAG
- the pdhA gene encoding pyruvate dehydrogenase (acetyl-transferring) E1 component subunit alpha → MTVQELPGTAAYRPTPPPAWKPLTDPAPLLPDPEPYRVLGTEAAAEADPELLLRLYAELVRGRRYNAQATALTKQGRLAVYPSSTGQEACEVAAALVLEERDWLFPSYRDTLAAVARGLDPVDALTLLRGDRHTGYDPREHRIAPLCTPLATQLPHAVGLAHAARLKGDDVVALAMVGDGGTSEGDFHEALNFAAVWRAPVVFLVQNNGFAISVPLAKQTAAPSLAHKAVGYGMPGRLVDGNDAVAVHQVLGEAVARARRGEGPTLVEAVTYRMEAHTNADDATRYRGDSEVEAWRAHDPIQLLERALTGRGLLDEERIGAVREAAERMAAGLREQMNADPVLDPMDMFTHVYEQQTEQLREQAARLRAELEAGHDESGAEERR, encoded by the coding sequence ATGACGGTCCAAGAGCTGCCCGGCACGGCCGCTTACCGGCCCACGCCGCCCCCGGCCTGGAAGCCGCTCACCGACCCCGCGCCGCTGCTCCCGGACCCCGAGCCGTACCGGGTGCTCGGCACGGAAGCCGCAGCCGAAGCGGATCCCGAGCTGCTGCTGCGCCTCTACGCCGAGCTGGTGCGAGGCCGGAGGTACAACGCCCAGGCCACCGCCCTGACCAAACAGGGCCGGCTCGCCGTGTACCCGTCCAGCACCGGCCAGGAAGCCTGCGAGGTCGCGGCGGCGCTCGTCCTGGAGGAGCGTGACTGGCTCTTTCCCAGTTACCGGGACACGCTTGCCGCCGTGGCGCGTGGCCTGGACCCGGTCGATGCACTGACCCTGCTGCGCGGAGACCGGCACACCGGATACGACCCGCGCGAGCACCGCATCGCCCCGCTGTGCACCCCGCTGGCCACCCAGCTGCCGCACGCGGTGGGCCTGGCTCACGCGGCGCGGCTCAAGGGTGACGATGTGGTGGCGCTCGCCATGGTGGGTGACGGCGGGACGAGCGAGGGCGACTTCCACGAGGCGCTGAACTTCGCGGCCGTCTGGCGAGCTCCGGTCGTCTTCCTCGTGCAGAACAACGGCTTCGCCATCTCCGTGCCACTGGCCAAGCAGACCGCTGCGCCGTCCCTCGCCCACAAGGCCGTGGGGTACGGGATGCCAGGCCGGCTGGTCGACGGCAACGACGCGGTCGCGGTGCACCAGGTCCTGGGTGAAGCGGTGGCGAGGGCCAGGCGCGGCGAAGGGCCGACGCTGGTCGAGGCGGTCACCTACCGCATGGAAGCCCATACGAATGCCGACGACGCCACCCGGTACCGCGGTGACAGCGAGGTGGAGGCCTGGCGTGCGCACGACCCGATCCAGCTGCTGGAGCGTGCTCTGACCGGGCGGGGACTGCTGGACGAGGAGCGCATCGGGGCGGTTCGGGAGGCGGCCGAGCGGATGGCCGCAGGACTGCGTGAGCAGATGAATGCCGATCCGGTGCTCGACCCGATGGACATGTTCACCCACGTCTACGAGCAGCAGACCGAGCAACTGCGTGAGCAGGCTGCCCGGCTGAGGGCCGAGCTGGAGGCCGGGCACGACGAGAGCGGCGCGGAGGAGAGGCGATGA
- a CDS encoding alpha-ketoacid dehydrogenase subunit beta: MTTAAAAVGERTGSVRPATMAQALGRALRDSMAADPTVHVLGEDVGTLGGVFRVTDGLAKEFGDDRCTDTPLAEAGILGAAVGMAMYGLRPVVEMQFDAFAYPAFEQLISHVAKMRNRTGGAMPLPITVRVPYGGGIGGVEHHSDSSEAYYMATPGLHVVTPATVEDAYGLLRESIASDDPVVFLEPKRLYWSKAAWSPEAPAAVEPIGRAVVRRPGRSATLITYGPSLPVCMEAAEAATSEGWDLEVVDLRSLVPFDDETVAASVRRTGRAVVVHESSGFGGPGGEIAARVTERCFHHLEAPVLRVAGFDIPYPPPMQERHHLPGVDRVLDAVARLQWEAES, from the coding sequence ATGACCACGGCTGCGGCAGCCGTCGGTGAGCGGACCGGCTCGGTCAGGCCCGCCACGATGGCGCAGGCACTCGGGCGCGCGCTGCGCGACTCCATGGCCGCGGACCCGACGGTGCACGTCCTCGGCGAGGACGTCGGCACCCTCGGCGGGGTCTTCAGGGTCACCGACGGGCTGGCCAAGGAGTTCGGCGACGACCGGTGTACGGATACACCACTGGCCGAGGCGGGCATTCTGGGCGCCGCCGTCGGCATGGCGATGTATGGACTGCGGCCCGTGGTGGAGATGCAGTTCGACGCCTTCGCCTACCCGGCGTTCGAACAGCTGATCAGTCATGTCGCCAAGATGAGGAACCGCACCGGGGGTGCGATGCCCCTGCCGATCACGGTACGGGTGCCGTACGGCGGGGGAATCGGCGGCGTCGAGCACCACAGCGACTCCTCCGAGGCCTACTACATGGCGACGCCGGGCCTGCACGTCGTCACGCCGGCCACGGTCGAGGACGCGTACGGACTGCTGAGGGAGTCGATCGCCTCCGACGATCCCGTGGTCTTCCTGGAGCCCAAGCGGCTCTATTGGTCCAAGGCGGCCTGGTCACCGGAGGCGCCGGCAGCGGTGGAGCCGATCGGACGGGCAGTGGTGCGCCGCCCGGGCCGCAGCGCCACCTTGATCACCTACGGGCCGTCACTCCCGGTGTGCATGGAGGCGGCGGAGGCCGCCACGTCCGAAGGCTGGGACCTCGAAGTGGTCGACCTGCGGTCGCTGGTGCCGTTCGACGACGAGACCGTCGCCGCGTCGGTGCGGCGCACAGGGCGTGCGGTGGTCGTTCATGAATCCTCCGGGTTCGGTGGACCGGGCGGCGAGATCGCGGCGCGGGTCACCGAGAGGTGCTTCCACCACCTGGAGGCTCCGGTGCTGCGTGTAGCCGGATTCGACATCCCGTACCCACCGCCGATGCAGGAGCGCCACCATCTGCCGGGCGTGGACCGGGTGCTCGACGCGGTGGCCCGTCTTCAGTGGGAGGCCGAGAGCTGA
- a CDS encoding dihydrolipoamide acetyltransferase family protein has translation MAQVLEFKLPDLGEGLTEAEIVRWLVEVGDVVAIDQPVVEVETAKAMVEVPCPYGGVVTARFGEEGAELPVGAPLLTVAVGSTSPGTGREAAGPAPEPASGTGPEPAGESSGNVLVGYGTGAPAARRRRVRPTPVTAAPAVARSAPAPASVPAATPVADPAPAAEETRGPVAVVSPLVRKLAREHGLDLRQITGTGRDGLILRTDVESAIKGDAGRSATAAAPVAGPVAEAAGERVPLRGVRGAVADKLARSRREIPDATCWVDADATELMAARAAMNGAGGGAAAPKVSVLALLARICTAALARFPELNATVDAEAREIVRLPEIHLGFAAQTERGLVVPVVRGAHARNVESMGAEISRLTEAGRAGKLTPADLTGGTFTLNNYGVFGVDGSTPIINHPEAAMLGVGRIVPKPWVHEGQLAVRQVVQLSLTFDHRVCDGGTAGGFLRYVADCVEQPAVLLRTL, from the coding sequence ATGGCGCAGGTGCTCGAATTCAAGCTGCCGGACCTCGGCGAGGGACTGACCGAGGCGGAGATCGTGCGCTGGCTGGTGGAGGTCGGCGACGTGGTCGCCATCGACCAGCCGGTCGTCGAGGTCGAGACGGCCAAGGCGATGGTGGAGGTGCCGTGCCCGTACGGGGGTGTGGTGACGGCGAGGTTCGGCGAGGAGGGCGCGGAGCTTCCCGTCGGAGCCCCGCTGCTGACCGTGGCGGTCGGATCGACGTCCCCAGGGACGGGCCGAGAAGCTGCCGGGCCGGCCCCGGAGCCGGCTTCCGGTACCGGGCCCGAGCCGGCGGGCGAGTCGTCAGGCAACGTACTGGTGGGCTACGGCACGGGAGCTCCTGCCGCGCGGCGCCGCCGGGTCAGGCCCACGCCTGTGACGGCTGCCCCCGCGGTCGCGCGTTCCGCACCGGCACCTGCCTCGGTGCCCGCGGCGACGCCGGTTGCCGATCCTGCTCCTGCCGCGGAGGAGACACGGGGGCCCGTCGCTGTCGTTTCTCCATTGGTACGGAAGCTCGCGCGGGAACACGGACTCGACCTCCGGCAGATCACGGGTACGGGGCGGGACGGGCTGATCCTCCGCACCGATGTCGAATCCGCGATCAAGGGCGACGCGGGGCGTTCTGCCACCGCAGCGGCCCCGGTGGCCGGTCCGGTCGCTGAGGCGGCAGGTGAGCGCGTCCCGCTGCGCGGCGTGCGTGGCGCGGTCGCTGACAAACTGGCGCGCAGCCGGCGGGAGATTCCGGACGCCACGTGCTGGGTCGACGCCGATGCCACCGAACTGATGGCGGCGAGGGCCGCCATGAACGGCGCCGGTGGCGGAGCCGCCGCGCCGAAGGTGTCGGTCCTCGCGCTGCTGGCCCGTATCTGCACGGCCGCTCTGGCCCGGTTCCCCGAGCTCAACGCCACGGTGGATGCCGAAGCCCGCGAGATCGTACGGTTGCCGGAGATCCACCTGGGATTCGCCGCCCAGACCGAACGGGGACTGGTGGTACCCGTCGTCCGCGGGGCGCATGCCCGCAATGTGGAGTCGATGGGCGCGGAGATCAGCCGGCTGACCGAGGCGGGGCGGGCGGGGAAGCTGACCCCCGCCGATCTGACGGGCGGGACGTTCACGCTGAACAACTACGGGGTGTTCGGTGTCGACGGCTCGACACCGATCATCAACCACCCGGAAGCGGCGATGCTCGGGGTCGGCCGCATCGTGCCGAAGCCCTGGGTGCACGAAGGGCAGCTGGCCGTGCGTCAGGTCGTCCAGCTCTCGCTCACCTTCGACCATCGAGTCTGTGACGGCGGCACCGCGGGTGGCTTCCTGCGGTACGTGGCCGACTGTGTGGAACAACCGGCGGTGCTGCTGCGTACGTTGTGA
- a CDS encoding NTP transferase domain-containing protein, translated as MTAYDAIVLAGGAAKRLGGADKPGLRVGGRALLDRVLAACANARTTVVVGGRRPTTRPVIWAREEPPGGGPLAALGAGVRHTTAETVLVFSADLPFLDEATVRSLLDAVGTGAGEGVVCTDQDGRDQPLLAGYRAEPLRRELALLATEHGGLAGLPLRLLTAELDLGRVEAGPLASFDCDTWDDLAAARARIRDHGTVLDEWITTVKNELGIELDVDTGVLLDLARDAAHGVARPAAPLTTFLVGYAAAKASSGASPEAAAAAVADAARKATALALRWEEETEAGSGTGTP; from the coding sequence ATGACCGCGTATGACGCCATCGTCCTTGCCGGGGGAGCCGCCAAGCGGCTCGGGGGAGCCGACAAGCCCGGGCTCCGGGTGGGCGGCCGGGCGCTTCTGGACCGGGTGCTCGCCGCGTGCGCCAACGCTCGGACCACCGTCGTGGTGGGCGGGCGCAGGCCCACCACGCGTCCGGTCATCTGGGCGCGAGAAGAGCCACCGGGCGGAGGGCCGTTGGCGGCGCTCGGCGCCGGGGTGCGGCACACGACCGCGGAAACCGTTCTCGTGTTCTCTGCGGACCTGCCGTTCCTCGACGAGGCCACCGTCCGCTCGTTGCTGGACGCAGTCGGTACGGGAGCCGGCGAAGGAGTTGTGTGCACCGACCAGGACGGCCGGGACCAGCCACTCCTGGCGGGCTACCGCGCCGAGCCGCTGCGCCGCGAACTCGCCCTCCTCGCCACGGAACACGGCGGCCTCGCCGGACTGCCGTTGCGGTTGCTGACGGCCGAACTGGACCTGGGCCGGGTCGAGGCGGGGCCTCTCGCCTCGTTCGACTGCGACACCTGGGACGACCTTGCTGCCGCCAGGGCGCGTATCAGGGACCATGGGACCGTGCTGGACGAATGGATCACCACAGTCAAGAACGAACTGGGCATCGAACTCGACGTCGACACCGGCGTCCTGCTCGACCTCGCCCGTGATGCCGCGCACGGCGTCGCCCGGCCTGCCGCACCGCTGACCACCTTCTTGGTGGGGTACGCGGCGGCGAAGGCGAGCAGCGGAGCGAGCCCGGAGGCCGCAGCCGCCGCCGTGGCGGACGCGGCCCGGAAGGCCACCGCGCTGGCCCTCCGGTGGGAGGAAGAGACGGAGGCCGGCAGCGGGACCGGTACGCCGTGA
- a CDS encoding molybdopterin molybdotransferase MoeA, with amino-acid sequence MVGRQAPVAHSAPGRSEPHGPSTPPASGGPVPSSDAPPDSRSRFRTSPARGSSPSAPGSSPSASPDSSSPHASASWTGARAVAERLGRAAPRAAHRLPLDRALGHVLAEAVAALTDLPSFDTSAMDGWVVAGPGPWSVREGEGLLAGRGTAAPLPDGAAVRIATGARIPADATAVIRTEHARADEAKGLLHATRNVVPGQDIRPRGQECRSGDRLLPVGTLVTPPVLGLAAAAGYDALVVVPRPRVEVLVLGDELLTAGLPREGLIRDALGPMLGPWLRALGAEVTPPRRLGDDAEALRRALTTSDADLIVTTGGTAAGPVDHVHPVLAEAGAELLVDGVAVRPGHPMLLARLAEGGPYLVGLPGNPLAAVSGLLTLAEPLLRGIAGRSAQEPFRAPVHEEVHGHPHDTRLVPVVHRGDSVMPLHYNGPAMLRGIAAADGLAVVPPGGVRSGTEVEILDLPWASATPWTEGCFT; translated from the coding sequence CTGGTCGGACGCCAGGCACCGGTCGCGCACTCCGCGCCGGGACGGTCCGAACCCCACGGCCCCAGCACGCCACCGGCGTCGGGCGGGCCCGTCCCTTCCTCCGACGCTCCCCCGGACTCGCGCAGCCGCTTCCGGACCTCACCGGCACGCGGCTCCTCCCCCTCCGCGCCGGGCTCCTCCCCCTCCGCGTCGCCGGACTCCTCCTCCCCGCACGCCTCCGCTTCCTGGACCGGCGCGCGTGCCGTGGCCGAGCGGCTCGGCCGGGCCGCCCCGCGCGCCGCTCACCGACTCCCACTGGACCGGGCACTCGGGCACGTCCTGGCCGAGGCCGTGGCAGCCCTCACCGATCTGCCGTCCTTCGACACATCCGCCATGGACGGCTGGGTGGTCGCAGGGCCGGGCCCGTGGTCCGTGCGTGAAGGCGAAGGCCTCCTCGCGGGGCGGGGCACAGCGGCACCGCTCCCGGACGGCGCGGCGGTACGGATCGCCACCGGAGCCCGCATCCCCGCCGACGCCACTGCCGTCATCCGCACCGAACATGCGCGCGCGGACGAGGCCAAGGGGCTGCTGCACGCGACTCGCAACGTGGTTCCCGGCCAGGACATCCGCCCTCGGGGTCAGGAATGCCGTTCCGGTGACCGGCTTCTTCCCGTCGGAACCCTTGTGACCCCGCCCGTCCTCGGACTGGCGGCCGCGGCGGGCTACGACGCTCTGGTCGTCGTGCCTCGGCCTCGCGTCGAGGTCCTCGTCCTGGGTGATGAGCTGCTCACAGCCGGCCTGCCCCGCGAGGGCCTCATCCGGGACGCCCTCGGCCCGATGCTGGGCCCTTGGCTCCGAGCTCTGGGGGCGGAGGTCACGCCACCCAGGCGCCTCGGCGATGACGCGGAAGCCCTCCGCCGAGCCCTCACTACATCGGACGCCGACCTGATCGTCACGACGGGTGGCACCGCGGCCGGACCCGTCGACCATGTCCATCCCGTCCTCGCCGAGGCCGGGGCAGAGCTCTTGGTCGACGGAGTGGCAGTGCGACCCGGCCATCCCATGCTCCTGGCGCGGCTCGCTGAAGGGGGCCCTTACCTGGTCGGACTGCCCGGCAATCCCCTCGCGGCCGTGTCCGGACTGCTGACGCTGGCCGAGCCCTTGCTCCGGGGGATCGCCGGCCGGTCCGCCCAGGAGCCGTTCCGGGCGCCCGTGCACGAGGAAGTGCACGGACATCCGCACGACACCCGGCTCGTCCCCGTGGTCCACCGCGGTGACAGCGTGATGCCCCTGCATTACAACGGTCCCGCGATGCTCCGGGGGATCGCAGCTGCCGACGGGCTGGCTGTGGTGCCCCCGGGCGGGGTACGGTCCGGCACCGAGGTGGAGATCCTCGATCTACCGTGGGCCTCGGCGACGCCGTGGACGGAAGGGTGTTTCACGTGA
- a CDS encoding TrkA family potassium uptake protein, whose translation MGLGDAVDGRVFHVKLPGHDAMARRADEHVVPTRVLLPRRVVDRPLRQVAKRLAMALAVLATTVFIVWADRDGYHDNADGKVDLLDAIYYATVTLSTTGYGDIVPYSDPARLVNVILVTPLRVLFLIILVGTTLEVLTERTREDFRLNRWRTNLREHTVVVGFGTKGRSAIQTLCATGLKKDQIVIVDPAGKVIEAANAEGFVGVLGDATRSDVLLRAEVQKARQIIIATQRDDTAVLVALTARQLNRGAKIVAAVREEENAPLLRQSGADAVITSASAAGRLLGLSVLSPSAGTVMEDLIQQGSGLDLIERPVIKAEVGKSVRETDDLVVSVLRGHRLLGYDDPAASPLQLTDRVITIVRASPLHVSPTIQPPQSNQRS comes from the coding sequence GTGGGCCTCGGCGACGCCGTGGACGGAAGGGTGTTTCACGTGAAACTTCCCGGCCACGACGCGATGGCCAGGCGCGCCGACGAGCACGTGGTGCCCACCCGGGTACTCCTCCCCCGCCGGGTGGTCGACCGGCCGCTGCGGCAGGTCGCCAAGCGGCTGGCGATGGCTCTGGCGGTGCTGGCCACCACGGTCTTCATCGTCTGGGCGGATCGGGACGGCTACCACGACAACGCCGACGGGAAGGTCGACCTCCTCGACGCCATCTACTACGCGACGGTGACGCTGTCGACGACCGGTTACGGCGACATCGTCCCGTACAGCGATCCGGCGCGGCTCGTCAACGTCATCCTGGTGACGCCGCTGCGTGTGCTGTTCCTGATCATCCTGGTCGGCACCACCCTCGAGGTCCTGACGGAACGAACTCGGGAGGACTTCCGGCTGAACCGTTGGAGAACCAACTTGCGCGAACACACAGTTGTCGTCGGCTTCGGCACGAAGGGCCGCTCGGCGATTCAGACGCTCTGTGCCACGGGGCTGAAGAAGGACCAGATCGTCATTGTCGATCCTGCCGGCAAGGTGATCGAGGCCGCCAACGCCGAGGGATTCGTGGGCGTGCTGGGCGACGCGACGCGCAGCGACGTGCTGCTGCGGGCCGAGGTCCAGAAGGCACGTCAGATCATCATCGCCACCCAGCGGGACGACACCGCCGTGCTGGTCGCCCTGACGGCACGACAGCTCAACCGTGGCGCGAAGATCGTTGCTGCCGTGCGTGAGGAGGAGAACGCGCCACTGCTGCGACAGTCAGGCGCCGACGCCGTGATCACCAGCGCGAGCGCGGCAGGCCGCCTGCTGGGGCTTTCCGTCCTCAGTCCCAGCGCCGGCACGGTGATGGAGGACCTCATCCAGCAGGGCAGCGGTCTCGACCTCATCGAGCGGCCGGTGATAAAGGCCGAAGTGGGCAAGAGCGTGCGTGAGACCGACGACCTGGTGGTCAGCGTCCTGCGCGGCCACCGGCTGCTCGGTTACGACGACCCGGCCGCCAGCCCTCTGCAGTTGACCGACCGTGTCATCACGATCGTGCGGGCCTCACCGCTGCACGTCTCACCGACGATCCAGCCGCCGCAGTCCAACCAGAGATCGTGA
- a CDS encoding NAD(P)H-quinone oxidoreductase — protein sequence MYAITIPEPGGPEALVWTEVPDPVPGDGEVLVEVVSGAVNRADVLQRQGFYNPPPGASPYPGLECAGRVAALGPGVTGWSVGDEVCGLLAGGGYAEKVAVPAGQLLPVPDGIDLAVAAALPEVTATVWSNVFMVAHLRPGETLLVHGGSSGIGTMAIQLAKAVGARVAVTAGGPEKLARCKELGADILIDYREQDFVDELRRATDGAGADVILDIVGAKYLDRNVRALAVNGRLAIIGLQGGAKGELNLGALLSKRAAVTATSLRARPLAEKAAIIAAVREHVWPLIAEGVVKPVVDRTMPMAEAAEAHRVLESSTHVGKVLLLTPTA from the coding sequence ATGTATGCGATCACGATCCCCGAACCCGGTGGCCCCGAGGCGCTCGTCTGGACCGAGGTCCCCGATCCCGTACCAGGCGACGGCGAAGTCCTCGTCGAGGTCGTGTCCGGCGCGGTCAACCGGGCCGACGTACTGCAGCGTCAGGGCTTCTACAACCCACCGCCCGGCGCATCCCCGTATCCCGGCCTGGAGTGCGCGGGCCGCGTCGCGGCACTCGGCCCGGGCGTGACCGGGTGGTCGGTGGGTGACGAGGTGTGCGGGCTGCTGGCGGGCGGTGGTTACGCGGAGAAGGTGGCCGTCCCGGCCGGTCAGCTGCTGCCGGTGCCGGACGGAATCGATCTCGCGGTGGCCGCCGCGCTCCCCGAGGTCACCGCCACTGTCTGGTCCAACGTCTTCATGGTGGCCCACCTGCGGCCCGGCGAGACCCTGCTCGTCCACGGCGGCTCCAGCGGCATCGGAACGATGGCGATCCAGCTCGCCAAGGCCGTGGGCGCACGGGTCGCGGTGACCGCGGGCGGGCCCGAGAAGTTGGCACGGTGCAAGGAGCTCGGCGCCGACATCCTCATCGACTACCGCGAGCAGGACTTCGTCGACGAGCTGCGCAGGGCGACGGACGGCGCGGGGGCCGACGTCATCCTCGACATCGTCGGGGCGAAGTATCTGGACCGCAATGTGCGGGCCCTGGCGGTGAACGGCCGGCTCGCGATCATCGGCCTGCAGGGTGGAGCCAAGGGCGAGCTGAATCTGGGCGCTCTGCTGAGCAAGCGGGCCGCCGTCACGGCCACGTCCTTGCGCGCGCGGCCGCTCGCCGAGAAGGCCGCGATCATCGCCGCGGTACGCGAGCACGTCTGGCCGCTCATCGCGGAGGGCGTCGTCAAGCCCGTCGTGGACCGCACGATGCCGATGGCGGAAGCGGCGGAGGCCCATCGGGTCCTGGAGTCCAGCACCCACGTCGGCAAGGTACTCCTGCTCACCCCGACGGCCTGA
- a CDS encoding bacterial proteasome activator family protein, whose translation MEMPRNDRSQEHPQVLVVGQDGMAVGGGGSDDEAREVPVTEMVEQPAKVMRIGSMIKQLLEEVRAAPLDEASRVRLKEIHASSVKELEDGLAPELVEELERLSLPFTEESVPSEAELRIAQAQLVGWLEGLFHGIQTALFAQQMAARAQLEQMRRALPPGAIHEDEEGGTDPHGPARSGPYL comes from the coding sequence ATGGAGATGCCGAGGAATGACCGGTCGCAGGAGCACCCCCAGGTCCTCGTGGTGGGGCAGGACGGAATGGCTGTCGGCGGCGGAGGCAGTGACGACGAGGCGCGCGAGGTCCCGGTGACGGAGATGGTCGAACAGCCCGCCAAGGTCATGCGCATCGGCAGCATGATCAAGCAGCTTCTGGAGGAGGTCAGGGCGGCTCCTCTCGACGAGGCGAGCCGGGTGCGGCTCAAGGAGATCCACGCGAGCTCGGTGAAGGAGCTCGAGGACGGGCTGGCGCCCGAGCTCGTGGAGGAGCTGGAGCGGCTCTCGCTGCCGTTCACCGAGGAGTCCGTTCCCTCCGAGGCCGAGCTGAGGATCGCGCAGGCCCAGCTGGTCGGCTGGCTCGAGGGCCTGTTCCACGGGATCCAGACCGCTCTGTTCGCACAGCAGATGGCTGCACGGGCGCAGCTGGAGCAGATGCGCCGCGCGCTTCCTCCGGGTGCGATCCACGAGGACGAGGAAGGCGGCACGGACCCGCACGGTCCTGCGCGCTCCGGTCCTTACCTGTAA